Proteins from a genomic interval of Panthera uncia isolate 11264 chromosome C1 unlocalized genomic scaffold, Puncia_PCG_1.0 HiC_scaffold_4, whole genome shotgun sequence:
- the LACTBL1 gene encoding putative beta-lactamase-like 1, with protein sequence MTGCFLWQYHLPKLDTSSLGPEVASAPVRMCPRHPEPVPLAHPLPVLKEALEKVDRILRQALSAPGLAAMSAVVIHNDTVLWTGNFGRKNGSDPASGPPNEYTMYRISSISKIFPVLMLYRLWEEGTVASLDDPLERYASTFTINNPLGMASAPEQQSLMDELEKVGPAPRPSSVTLRRMASQLSGLPRRLRSTSLLWRGSTQEALSLLKDDVLVADPGTRCHYSTLAFSLLAHVLAAHTAQGDYQRWILENVLEPLGMEDTGFDLTPLVRARLAAGFYGSGRPAPLYDLGWYRPSGQMYSTPADLAKLAMVLLGGGPPLLRPDAAKALLAPLLACSGAYFANETGTPWEFHAQGGYRVVRKDGDLDGYAATFSLVPPLRLSLVLLLAGPRPPGRDLVAQAYDVLLPAMERALREAEPSPAPPPSARPFAGYFTFSNQTFYEVRPGPEGELRLRQFGPRVEALVPPAFRTLALRHLRGRVFQLHVAREFPCELPLGDAWLSLEAQHGQLVNFYPLDRHGLSPGFDVPGLNTYRVLRLQRKPVFKTQ encoded by the exons ATGACTGGCTGCTTCCTGTGGCAATATCACCTCCCCAAGCTGGACACCA GTTCCTTGGGACCAGAGGTGGCCTCTGCCCCTGTGAGGATGTGTCCCCGACACCCTGAGCCTGTGCCGCTggcccaccccctccctgtgttGAAGGAGGCCCTGGAAAAG GTGGACAGGATCCTGCGTCAGGCACTGTCTGCCCCGGGCCTGGCTGCCATGTCTGCAGTTGTCATCCACAATGACACCGTGCTCTGGACCGGGAACTTTGGGAGGAAGAATGGATCAGACCCGGCCTCTGGGCCCCCCAATGAATACACTATGTACCG AATCTCCAGCATCTCTAAGATCTTTCCAGTCCTCATGCTGTATCGGCTGTGGGAGGAGGGCACTGTAGCCTCTCTAGATGACCCTCTGGAGCGGTATGCCAGCACCTTCACCATTAACAACCCGCTGGGCATGGCATCAGCCCCTGAACAACAGAGCTTGATGGATGAGCTGGAGAAGGTGGGCCCAGCCCCAAGGCCTTCGTCCGTCACCCTCCGAAGGATGGCCAGCCAGCTCTCAG GGCTGCCCAGAAGGCTCCGTTCTACTTCCCTGCTGTGGAGGGGCAGCACCCAGGAGGCCCTGAGCCTGCTCAAGGATGATGTGCTGGTGGCAGACCCGGGAACCAG GTGCCATTACAGCACTCTGGCTTTCTCGCTTCTGGCCCATGTCCTCGCAGCGCACACTGCTCAGGGCGACTACCAGCGCTGGATCCTGGAGAACGTGCTGGAACCGCTGGGCATGGAGGACACGGGCTTCGACCTCACGCCCCTAGTGCGCGCCCGCCTGGCGGCTGGCTTCTACGGCAGCGGCCGGCCGGCGCCGCTCTACGACCTGGGCTGGTACCGGCCGTCCGGCCAGATGTACTCCACCCCGGCAGACCTGGCCAAGCTGGCCATGGTGCTCCTGGGCGGCGGGCCCCCGCTCCTGCGGCCCGACGCGGCCAAGGCCCTGCTGGCGCCGCTGCTGGCCTGCTCGGGCGCCTACTTCGCCAACGAGACGGGCACCCCGTGGGAGTTCCACGCGCAGGGGGGCTACCGCGTGGTGCGCAAGGACGGCGACCTGGACGGCTACGCCGCCACCTTCTCCCTGGTGCCGCCGCTGCGCCTGAGCCTCGTGCTGCTGCTGGCGGGGCCGCGGCCACCCGGGCGCGACCTGGTGGCGCAGGCCTACGACGTGCTCCTGCCCGCCATGGAGAGGGCCCTACGCGAGGCCGagcccagccccgccccgccgcccagCGCGCGCCCCTTCGCCGGCTACTTCACCTTCTCCAACCAGACCTTCTACGAGGTGCGCCCCGGGCCGGAGGGCGAGCTGCGCCTGCGccagttcgggccccgcgtcgagGCGCTGGTGCCCCCCGCGTTCCGCACGCTGGCGCTGCGTCACCTGCGCGGCCGCGTCTTCCAGCTGCACGTGGCCCGCGAGTTCCCCTGCGAGCTGCCGCTTGGCGACGCCTGGCTCTCCCTCGAGGCGCAGCACGGGCAGCTCGTCAACTTCTACCCCTTGGACCGCCACGGACTGTCCCCTGGCTTCGACGTGCCGGGCCTGAACACCTACCGGGTGCTGCGGCTGCAGCGCAAGCCCGTATTCAAGACCCAGTGA